One genomic window of Pelagicoccus enzymogenes includes the following:
- a CDS encoding TonB-dependent receptor domain-containing protein — translation MTTKLAFNSLATACGFLGAATLSFAQSGSEEVIDLAPFVVSGETYAFGAQKIVHVTDKDLERLQAVDLADIFSQDPSIMVGGGISAAEKIYVRGIEDKMLNVSIDGATQAGYLSHHQGQYSIEPELLKFAEAEPGAGAASAGPGALAGVIRFENKGAADFLEGDDTFGSFAKASYGSNGDQIKLTGALYGNLSSTISGVFAYTYSGSNDYKDGNGDTVELTSSDTNRAFLKLDSQIDANQTLDFSFEDRSNEGTFRHRPNFYGDFNHPRAPNDPVYMAFDRQTATLGYGYVASDRNVDLNAKLYHTDNSIDRTGQYEMGYESLGFDLSNSSAYGDHTVNYGLNYRDDTAYFTGKGQTTLRPPFSNFLPPLVYNTIPDETIEIFGFFAQDEWQVTNQVQASFGIRWDEYKYNDKDGQSFKDSGFSPNLGISFAATEELDLNVSYGTAFRGVTPIDLITANEGGVTNHDSMDPEWAQNAEIGFQYDNGTYFANGTLYKQRIEDVILTGLPRGSATFRDNGGDLEVDGYDFTLGLRQGELTSSLGVSHSNPELNGQALVDTDFGLGSSYGRTWNVNTAYAFPDLKLNLGWSLNLVEKYDESPEPLAHKPSYSVHDFYAQWVTGEDENIAITLTIDNAFDKYYVDQATAGYNGQLARVAGLAAPGRDIRLSTSIKF, via the coding sequence ATGACTACCAAACTCGCATTCAACTCTCTCGCGACCGCTTGCGGATTCCTCGGCGCTGCGACCCTCAGCTTCGCCCAAAGCGGCTCCGAAGAGGTCATCGACCTTGCCCCCTTCGTCGTTTCCGGCGAAACCTACGCCTTCGGAGCCCAGAAGATCGTACACGTCACCGATAAGGACCTCGAGCGCCTGCAGGCCGTCGACCTCGCCGACATCTTCTCCCAAGACCCCTCCATCATGGTGGGCGGAGGCATCTCCGCCGCCGAAAAAATTTACGTGCGCGGCATCGAAGACAAGATGCTCAACGTCTCCATCGACGGAGCCACCCAAGCGGGCTACCTCTCCCACCACCAGGGACAGTACTCCATCGAGCCCGAGCTCCTGAAGTTCGCCGAAGCCGAGCCGGGCGCCGGAGCCGCTTCCGCCGGACCAGGCGCCCTCGCTGGCGTGATCCGCTTCGAAAACAAGGGCGCCGCCGACTTCCTCGAAGGCGACGACACCTTCGGCTCCTTCGCCAAAGCCAGCTACGGCAGCAACGGCGACCAGATCAAGCTCACCGGCGCCCTCTACGGAAACCTCAGCTCCACGATCTCCGGAGTCTTCGCCTACACGTATTCAGGATCCAACGACTACAAGGACGGCAACGGCGACACCGTAGAGCTCACCAGCAGCGACACTAACCGCGCCTTCCTCAAGCTCGACTCCCAGATCGACGCCAACCAGACGCTCGACTTCAGCTTCGAAGACCGCAGTAACGAAGGTACTTTCCGACACCGCCCTAACTTCTACGGCGACTTCAACCACCCGCGCGCCCCGAACGACCCGGTCTACATGGCTTTCGACCGCCAAACCGCCACCCTCGGCTACGGCTACGTCGCCAGCGACCGCAACGTCGACCTCAACGCCAAGCTCTACCACACCGACAACAGCATCGACCGCACCGGCCAATACGAGATGGGCTACGAGAGCCTCGGCTTCGACCTCTCCAACTCCTCCGCCTACGGCGACCACACCGTAAACTACGGCCTCAACTACCGCGACGACACCGCCTACTTCACCGGCAAGGGCCAAACCACCCTGCGCCCGCCCTTCTCCAACTTCCTCCCACCTCTCGTGTACAACACCATCCCTGACGAAACCATCGAGATCTTCGGCTTCTTCGCCCAAGACGAGTGGCAAGTCACCAACCAAGTCCAAGCCTCCTTCGGTATCCGCTGGGACGAATACAAGTACAACGACAAGGACGGCCAAAGCTTCAAGGACTCCGGCTTCTCGCCCAACCTCGGCATCAGCTTCGCCGCCACCGAAGAGCTCGACCTCAACGTAAGCTACGGCACCGCCTTCCGCGGCGTCACGCCCATCGACCTCATCACCGCCAACGAAGGCGGCGTCACCAACCACGACTCCATGGATCCCGAGTGGGCCCAAAACGCCGAAATCGGCTTCCAGTACGACAACGGCACCTACTTCGCCAACGGTACCCTCTACAAGCAGCGCATCGAAGACGTCATCCTCACCGGCCTGCCCCGCGGCAGCGCCACCTTCCGCGACAACGGCGGCGACCTCGAAGTCGACGGCTACGACTTCACCTTGGGCCTCCGCCAAGGCGAGCTCACCTCCAGCCTCGGCGTCTCCCACTCCAACCCCGAGCTCAACGGGCAAGCCCTCGTCGACACCGACTTCGGACTCGGCAGCTCCTACGGCCGTACTTGGAACGTCAATACAGCCTACGCCTTCCCGGACCTTAAGCTCAACCTCGGTTGGTCCCTCAACCTCGTCGAGAAGTACGACGAATCCCCCGAGCCCCTCGCCCACAAGCCCTCCTACTCCGTGCACGACTTCTACGCCCAGTGGGTCACCGGCGAGGACGAGAACATAGCCATCACCCTCACCATCGACAACGCCTTCGACAAGTACTACGTCGACCAAGCCACCGCCGGCTACAACGGTCAGCTCGCCCGAGTCGCCGGACTCGCCGCCCCCGGCCGCGACATCCGCCTCTCCACCTCCATCAAGTTCTAA
- a CDS encoding hybrid sensor histidine kinase/response regulator, translating into MPTTKALEKRIDDQAHGIFQKNHLAILKRTDRLFAKLMIAQWVGGVIAALIFTPLEWTGDASAIHINVWAAIFLGGAIASLPVYLSYSRPGETSTRHVIAVSQALFSALLIHLTGGRLETHFHVFGSLAFLSFYRDWRVIVSATLVIAVDHFVRGVWWPSSVFGILTSSPWRWVEHAAWVIFEDIFILRNCIESIREMKIQAHQQAELENAHERTERIVLERTTQLRQSEKRFSDIVNHINGIVWEADPHTFQFSFVSMQAERIAGYPINDWTESPTFWQDHLHPEDREKIVDLCRKHTENGESHDFEYRLLTKNGNYVWLQDLVTVETDDAGKPVLLRGVMFDIDDRKKGEAELRAAKEAVEEANELLVESLNESKRLEKEAQSANIAKSKFLATMSHEIRTPMNGVIGFTNLLLESSLDSEQEEFATSIQNSSNVLLNIINDILDISKIEAGKLVVENIDYDLRQAIDDVAILLSPAAEDKGVELAVKFEKDFCPAVVGDPSRIRQVITNIANNAVKFTEKGHVFIRIGTDTGDEKKIRIEIEDTGIGISQEQQKQLFTSFTQADSSTTRRYGGTGLGLAISKHLVKLMGGDIGIVSTEGEGSTFWFTIPKNAAPQEQAPIELPAKLRDLRVLVVDDHEINCKLLQDQLTDWSIESVTAANGEEALDALRKAADQGKAFDIAILDYLLPDINSNELKERIHTEETIPNPLFIALGSTAYRMQIKSMLENGFQSHLFKPLIRPHLLAQALTQALASDAKPLGKVTKTTSRKANPKPSQPLAEETAKKFKVLLAEDHPVNQKLAKRLLNKIDCDIEIANNGIEAVELATRNRYDAIFMDCQMPEMGGLEATRKIREIESEQGLPGSGEKKRIPIIAITAGAMEGDREICVQAGMDDYLTKPLKTTALKGAVDRWCLAYSGKN; encoded by the coding sequence ATGCCTACAACCAAAGCCCTAGAAAAACGGATCGACGACCAGGCTCACGGGATCTTCCAGAAAAACCATCTGGCCATCCTCAAGCGAACCGACCGGCTGTTCGCCAAGCTCATGATAGCCCAGTGGGTCGGCGGCGTCATCGCAGCCCTCATCTTTACGCCACTCGAATGGACGGGAGACGCGAGCGCCATCCACATCAACGTCTGGGCTGCCATATTCCTAGGCGGAGCCATCGCCAGCCTCCCCGTCTACCTCAGCTACTCTCGCCCCGGCGAAACTTCCACTCGGCACGTCATCGCCGTATCGCAAGCCCTCTTCTCCGCCTTGCTCATCCACCTCACCGGTGGGCGCCTGGAAACCCATTTTCACGTTTTCGGTTCCCTCGCCTTCCTCAGCTTTTACCGCGATTGGCGCGTCATCGTTTCCGCCACCCTCGTTATCGCCGTCGACCACTTCGTGCGCGGCGTCTGGTGGCCCAGTTCCGTTTTCGGCATCCTCACCTCCTCGCCCTGGCGTTGGGTCGAGCACGCCGCATGGGTAATCTTCGAGGACATCTTCATCCTTCGCAATTGCATCGAAAGCATCCGCGAGATGAAAATCCAAGCCCACCAGCAAGCTGAATTGGAAAACGCTCACGAGCGCACCGAACGCATCGTACTCGAACGCACCACCCAACTTCGCCAAAGCGAAAAACGATTCTCCGACATCGTCAACCACATCAACGGTATCGTATGGGAGGCAGATCCACACACCTTCCAGTTCAGCTTCGTCAGCATGCAAGCCGAACGCATAGCGGGATACCCCATCAACGACTGGACCGAGAGTCCCACTTTCTGGCAAGACCACCTCCATCCAGAGGACAGGGAGAAGATCGTCGACCTTTGCCGCAAGCACACCGAAAACGGCGAGTCGCACGATTTCGAATACAGGCTGCTGACCAAGAATGGAAACTACGTTTGGTTGCAGGACCTCGTCACCGTCGAAACCGACGACGCGGGCAAGCCCGTATTGCTCCGCGGCGTGATGTTCGATATCGACGACCGCAAGAAAGGCGAAGCCGAACTGCGGGCCGCCAAGGAAGCCGTCGAGGAAGCCAACGAGCTTCTCGTGGAGTCTCTCAACGAATCCAAACGACTCGAAAAGGAAGCCCAATCCGCCAACATCGCCAAAAGCAAATTCCTGGCAACCATGAGCCACGAAATTCGCACCCCCATGAACGGTGTGATCGGCTTCACCAACCTCCTCCTGGAGTCTTCCCTCGACAGCGAGCAGGAAGAATTCGCCACCTCGATCCAAAACTCGAGCAACGTTCTCCTCAATATCATCAACGACATTCTCGACATCTCGAAGATCGAGGCAGGCAAGCTGGTCGTAGAAAACATCGACTACGACCTACGCCAGGCCATAGACGACGTCGCAATCCTCCTCTCGCCAGCAGCCGAGGACAAGGGAGTGGAACTGGCCGTCAAATTCGAAAAGGACTTCTGTCCCGCTGTGGTTGGTGACCCCAGTCGTATTCGACAAGTCATTACGAACATCGCGAACAACGCGGTCAAGTTCACCGAAAAAGGCCACGTCTTCATCAGGATTGGAACCGATACGGGAGACGAAAAGAAAATACGCATCGAAATTGAAGATACCGGAATCGGAATTTCCCAGGAGCAGCAAAAACAGCTCTTCACCAGCTTCACCCAAGCTGACTCCTCCACGACGCGGCGCTACGGGGGGACAGGCCTCGGACTCGCCATCTCCAAACACCTTGTCAAGCTCATGGGAGGAGACATCGGCATCGTCAGTACCGAAGGGGAAGGCTCGACCTTCTGGTTCACCATCCCAAAAAACGCAGCCCCTCAGGAGCAAGCTCCCATCGAACTTCCTGCAAAGCTACGAGATCTTCGAGTGCTCGTGGTCGACGACCATGAGATCAACTGCAAGCTGCTCCAAGATCAACTCACAGACTGGTCGATCGAATCCGTCACCGCCGCGAACGGAGAGGAAGCATTGGACGCCTTGCGAAAGGCAGCTGACCAAGGCAAAGCCTTCGACATCGCGATCCTGGACTATCTCCTTCCAGACATAAACAGCAACGAGCTTAAGGAGCGTATCCATACAGAAGAGACAATCCCAAACCCGCTCTTCATCGCGCTCGGATCCACCGCCTATCGAATGCAGATCAAGAGCATGTTGGAGAACGGATTCCAATCACACCTCTTCAAACCGCTCATCCGTCCGCACCTTCTGGCCCAAGCGCTCACCCAAGCCCTCGCCTCCGACGCGAAGCCCCTCGGAAAAGTCACCAAGACCACATCGCGAAAGGCGAACCCCAAGCCCAGCCAGCCGCTAGCCGAAGAGACCGCCAAAAAATTCAAGGTCCTACTCGCGGAGGACCATCCGGTGAACCAAAAGCTGGCCAAGCGCCTCCTCAACAAAATCGATTGCGATATCGAAATCGCCAACAACGGCATCGAAGCCGTCGAACTCGCCACCCGCAATCGCTACGACGCCATCTTCATGGATTGCCAAATGCCGGAAATGGGCGGTCTGGAAGCGACCCGCAAGATCCGCGAAATCGAATCCGAACAGGGACTGCCCGGCAGCGGGGAAAAGAAACGTATCCCCATCATCGCCATCACAGCCGGTGCGATGGAAGGCGATCGAGAAATTTGCGTGCAAGCAGGCATGGACGACTATTTGACCAAGCCCCTCAAGACCACCGCCCTCAAAGGCGCCGTAGATCGCTGGTGCCTTGCCTACTCCGGAAAGAATTAG
- the metE gene encoding 5-methyltetrahydropteroyltriglutamate--homocysteine S-methyltransferase, with product MSQDRILTHSLGYPRIGKKRELKFALEAYWRGSSSLEDLQATAGELRRRHWGEQESLGLVPVGDFSLYDQVLDMSATLGNLPQRVQGLGGDPLDNYFRVARGRAAQGAGAPEECGCGGGVAAGEMTKWFDTNYHYIVPEFAENTRFELDASRLIAQLAEATEARVSAKPVIIGPLSYLALGKSKDGSDKLGLLSRLLPVYSELLDALARRGAEWVQVDEPILVTDLDERWQEAFRVAYAALRARPVKLLLATYFGRLKENLSLLADLPVEGVHLDAINGREEVNTLIEAMPEESVVSLGVINGRNVWKTDLQATLEWLEPLKARLAGRLWLAPSCSLLHVPVDLDSEDRLDAEIRSWLAFAKQKLKELRVLALALNEGRDAVREELEDNRKAIESRRSSERVHNPKVQDALQGISPELGRRKRPFMERAPRQAKILKLPEFPTTTIGSFPQTKEIRRARSQFKKGKIGRDVYLNTMREEIASCVRQQEELGLDVLVHGEPERNDMVEYFGEQLDGYAFTDFGWVQSYGSRCVKPPLLFGDIARPKAMTVEWISYAQSLTEKPMKGMLTGPVTILNWSFVRDDQPRSVSCYQLALAIREEVLDLERAGAQVIQIDEAALREGLPLRRSQWGEYLDWAVESFRIAANGVRDETQIHTHMCYSEFNDIIESIAAMDADVITIETSRSDMELLDVFDRFRYPNEIGPGVYDIHSPNIPTVEHMVSLMRKAAERIPKERLWVNPDCGLKTRGWREVDLALENMVEAAKQLRAEVAVSV from the coding sequence ATGTCACAGGATAGGATTTTGACGCATAGTCTTGGATACCCTCGCATCGGGAAGAAGCGGGAATTGAAGTTTGCCCTCGAGGCTTATTGGAGGGGCTCATCTTCGCTTGAAGATTTGCAGGCGACCGCTGGCGAGCTCCGGCGGAGGCATTGGGGGGAGCAAGAGAGCCTCGGATTGGTTCCGGTGGGCGACTTTTCTTTGTACGACCAAGTTTTGGACATGAGTGCCACTCTGGGGAATCTGCCGCAGCGCGTGCAGGGCTTGGGTGGAGATCCGCTCGATAATTACTTTCGGGTGGCACGCGGGCGTGCGGCGCAGGGGGCGGGAGCACCCGAGGAATGTGGCTGCGGAGGTGGCGTGGCTGCGGGCGAGATGACGAAGTGGTTCGATACGAACTACCATTACATCGTGCCGGAGTTCGCCGAGAACACTCGTTTCGAACTCGATGCGAGTCGACTGATCGCACAGCTGGCGGAAGCGACGGAGGCGAGAGTGTCTGCGAAACCAGTGATCATTGGGCCGCTGAGCTATCTGGCCCTGGGCAAGTCGAAAGACGGTTCGGATAAGCTGGGGCTTTTGTCCCGCTTGTTGCCGGTGTATTCAGAATTGCTTGACGCACTTGCGAGGAGGGGAGCGGAGTGGGTACAGGTTGACGAACCGATTTTGGTGACGGATCTCGACGAGAGATGGCAAGAGGCGTTTCGGGTGGCTTATGCGGCTCTGAGAGCTCGTCCTGTAAAACTGTTGTTGGCGACCTACTTTGGGCGCTTGAAGGAAAATTTGTCCTTGCTCGCGGACCTTCCAGTGGAGGGGGTGCATCTGGATGCAATCAATGGTCGCGAAGAAGTGAATACATTGATCGAGGCCATGCCCGAGGAGAGCGTGGTATCTCTGGGAGTGATCAATGGCCGAAACGTTTGGAAGACGGATCTTCAGGCGACTTTGGAGTGGTTGGAACCGTTGAAGGCTAGGCTAGCGGGACGGCTTTGGTTAGCACCGTCCTGCTCGCTCTTGCATGTACCGGTCGATCTGGATTCGGAGGATAGGTTGGATGCGGAGATTCGTTCCTGGTTGGCTTTTGCCAAGCAGAAGCTGAAGGAGTTGCGGGTGCTCGCTCTTGCTTTGAACGAGGGGCGAGACGCGGTGCGTGAGGAGCTGGAGGACAATAGGAAGGCGATTGAATCGCGGCGTAGCTCCGAGCGAGTTCACAATCCGAAGGTGCAAGACGCGTTGCAGGGAATCTCACCCGAGCTGGGTCGTCGCAAGCGTCCCTTTATGGAACGTGCTCCGCGACAGGCGAAGATCTTGAAATTGCCGGAGTTTCCTACCACGACGATTGGGTCCTTTCCGCAGACTAAGGAAATTCGACGGGCTCGCAGCCAGTTCAAAAAGGGCAAGATTGGCCGTGATGTATATCTGAATACGATGCGAGAGGAGATTGCGAGTTGCGTGCGGCAGCAAGAGGAGCTCGGCTTGGATGTGTTGGTGCACGGGGAGCCGGAACGCAACGATATGGTGGAGTACTTTGGGGAGCAGCTCGACGGTTATGCGTTCACGGATTTTGGCTGGGTGCAGTCTTACGGTTCGCGTTGCGTGAAGCCACCGTTGCTCTTCGGTGACATCGCTCGTCCCAAGGCGATGACGGTCGAGTGGATCAGCTACGCCCAGTCCCTGACCGAGAAACCGATGAAGGGGATGTTGACGGGGCCGGTGACGATTTTGAATTGGTCTTTTGTGCGCGACGACCAGCCGCGTTCCGTTTCTTGCTACCAGTTGGCCTTGGCGATCCGGGAAGAGGTTCTCGATTTGGAGCGGGCGGGTGCCCAGGTGATCCAAATTGACGAAGCGGCGTTGCGCGAAGGACTGCCGTTGCGGCGTTCGCAGTGGGGGGAGTATCTCGACTGGGCGGTAGAATCGTTTCGCATCGCGGCCAATGGCGTGCGTGACGAAACGCAGATTCACACTCACATGTGCTATTCTGAGTTCAACGACATCATCGAGTCGATAGCGGCGATGGATGCGGACGTCATCACGATCGAGACTTCGCGTTCCGACATGGAGCTGTTGGATGTATTTGACCGCTTCCGCTATCCCAACGAAATCGGACCAGGAGTCTACGACATCCATTCGCCGAATATCCCGACCGTTGAGCACATGGTGAGTCTAATGAGGAAAGCGGCTGAACGGATTCCGAAGGAGCGACTTTGGGTGAATCCAGACTGTGGGCTCAAGACGCGCGGGTGGAGGGAAGTGGATTTGGCCCTCGAAAATATGGTTGAAGCCGCCAAGCAATTGCGGGCCGAGGTCGCTGTATCCGTTTAG
- a CDS encoding LysR family transcriptional regulator, which yields MLEIRHFHLLTKLADAGNLARAGRELHLSQPAVSRQMADIEEHAGGLVFERKTKPIRFTPLGFRLLETAYNVLSALDRNERDLARLRDGQAGQLRIAVECHSCFDWLMPSMDAFRHDWPEVEMDLIGGFHEDPVDLIDADKADLAIVSHAKPRKGIAYHPLFRYEVRALLPHQHPLLQKDYLTAQDFRNETLITYPIDCERLDILREVLGPAGVTPKRRTTELTVAILQLVASGRGIAAMATWAVQPYLDSNYIAQLPIRRNGLFANLYMATDKSRGQLAYMEAFLKLNRDTCFTTLRGIEKI from the coding sequence ATGCTCGAAATCCGACACTTTCACCTCCTCACCAAACTCGCCGACGCCGGCAATCTCGCCCGAGCCGGACGCGAACTGCACCTCTCGCAACCTGCCGTCTCCCGCCAGATGGCCGACATCGAGGAACACGCCGGCGGACTCGTCTTCGAACGCAAAACAAAGCCCATCCGCTTCACCCCGCTCGGCTTCCGCCTGCTCGAAACCGCCTACAACGTCCTCTCGGCGCTCGACCGAAACGAACGGGACCTCGCCCGCCTGCGCGACGGCCAAGCCGGGCAACTCCGCATTGCGGTGGAGTGCCACTCCTGCTTCGACTGGCTCATGCCTTCCATGGACGCCTTCCGCCACGACTGGCCCGAAGTGGAGATGGACCTCATCGGCGGCTTCCACGAAGACCCCGTCGATCTCATCGACGCCGACAAGGCCGACCTCGCCATAGTCTCCCACGCCAAGCCCCGCAAAGGCATCGCCTACCATCCCCTTTTCCGCTACGAGGTGCGGGCCCTCCTTCCCCACCAACACCCGCTTTTGCAAAAGGACTACCTCACAGCCCAAGACTTCCGCAACGAAACCCTCATCACCTACCCCATCGACTGCGAACGCCTCGACATCCTTCGCGAGGTTCTCGGTCCCGCTGGCGTCACTCCCAAACGCCGCACCACCGAACTCACCGTCGCCATCCTGCAGCTAGTGGCCAGCGGACGCGGCATCGCCGCCATGGCCACTTGGGCCGTACAACCGTATTTGGACAGCAACTACATTGCCCAACTCCCAATCCGCCGCAACGGCCTCTTCGCCAACCTCTACATGGCTACCGACAAATCCCGCGGACAACTCGCCTACATGGAAGCCTTCCTCAAGCTCAACCGCGACACCTGCTTCACCACCCTACGCGGCATCGAGAAGATTTAA
- a CDS encoding nitroreductase family protein, with the protein MPTNTRLKNLNEILCQRVTTKAMDEQAWPVPPQDPQLLDRIIAAAGEAPFHKPASRDLRKIDLPGIQPWRCYTLDARQCRKLRQHLLDAGDTTKIPKLLAVADYLIQATWLPNPKESPEETLFEPSIQNMEHIAGASAAIQNMLLAATALEIPNYWSSGGALRSPEVFELMGIPSSQVLLGSLFLFPKELSNATLKSGSLRPSRSPQTDWARSIEL; encoded by the coding sequence ATGCCTACAAACACCAGACTCAAGAACCTAAACGAAATCCTCTGCCAACGGGTAACAACCAAAGCGATGGACGAGCAAGCCTGGCCAGTTCCCCCGCAGGATCCGCAGCTTCTGGATCGGATCATCGCCGCTGCAGGGGAGGCTCCTTTCCACAAACCTGCCTCAAGGGACCTTCGTAAAATCGATTTGCCGGGTATCCAGCCATGGCGTTGCTACACCCTCGACGCCCGACAATGCCGCAAGCTGCGCCAACATCTGTTGGATGCGGGCGACACCACAAAGATCCCCAAGCTCCTCGCCGTAGCCGACTACTTGATACAAGCGACATGGCTTCCCAACCCCAAGGAATCTCCCGAGGAAACCCTTTTCGAACCTAGTATCCAAAACATGGAGCACATCGCCGGAGCTTCCGCAGCCATCCAAAATATGCTTCTGGCAGCCACCGCATTGGAGATCCCAAACTACTGGTCTAGCGGAGGGGCTCTCCGTAGCCCAGAAGTGTTCGAGTTGATGGGAATTCCCAGCTCTCAAGTTCTGCTCGGTTCACTCTTCCTTTTCCCTAAAGAGCTTTCGAACGCCACCCTCAAGAGCGGTTCGCTTCGCCCTTCACGCAGCCCGCAAACCGACTGGGCGCGTTCGATAGAGCTCTAA
- a CDS encoding PepSY-associated TM helix domain-containing protein, producing the protein MLRKTIFWIHLLSGLIAGAVIAIMSATGIAIAFETEILDWVDRDLSKVEVPADASTKLTIDELLARIPEAYPDFKTTAFQTYPAEDQAYRFLQGRDRILYANPYTGEFSESQAGPAHHVLHRLEDWHRWLGASEGTNSTGRLITGISNFAFLILCLTGLYLWFPRVLKSRLFKKALFFNKKARGKARDFNWHNVFGIWNLPVLIVLVATGVVISFNWGHKLVFQVFGEEPPQFRDFRMLMVKAPAMPEHPADAQPLPYQEIADKAIAAFPDYQLLWVNFPRPLQPGQAVQPLNVGLYLPGFFERERYTPVSVDPFTGEVLQATRFEDRSPGMKARVWVRFLHTGEAFGLFGKIVATLATAASLILVYTGFALSYRRFF; encoded by the coding sequence ATGCTCCGCAAAACCATTTTCTGGATACACCTCCTCTCCGGCCTGATCGCAGGCGCCGTTATAGCGATCATGTCCGCCACCGGCATCGCCATCGCCTTCGAGACAGAAATCCTCGACTGGGTCGACCGCGACCTCAGCAAGGTCGAAGTCCCAGCCGACGCCTCCACCAAACTCACCATCGACGAGCTACTCGCTCGCATCCCCGAGGCCTACCCAGATTTCAAGACCACCGCTTTCCAAACCTACCCCGCGGAAGACCAAGCCTACAGGTTCCTCCAAGGCCGCGACCGCATACTCTACGCCAACCCCTACACCGGTGAGTTCTCCGAGTCCCAAGCTGGGCCCGCCCACCACGTTCTCCACAGGCTCGAAGACTGGCATCGTTGGCTGGGAGCGAGCGAGGGTACGAACTCCACAGGACGCCTCATCACCGGCATCTCCAACTTCGCCTTCCTCATCCTTTGCCTCACCGGCCTCTACCTTTGGTTCCCCCGAGTCCTCAAGAGCCGTCTCTTCAAAAAGGCTCTCTTCTTCAACAAAAAGGCCCGAGGCAAAGCCCGTGACTTCAATTGGCACAACGTATTCGGAATCTGGAACCTGCCTGTGTTGATCGTTCTCGTCGCCACCGGGGTCGTCATTTCCTTCAACTGGGGCCACAAGCTCGTCTTCCAGGTCTTCGGCGAAGAACCGCCCCAATTCCGCGACTTCCGCATGCTCATGGTCAAAGCCCCCGCCATGCCCGAGCACCCCGCCGACGCCCAACCGCTTCCGTATCAGGAAATCGCTGACAAAGCGATTGCGGCCTTTCCCGATTACCAGTTGCTCTGGGTCAATTTCCCTCGTCCGCTACAGCCGGGCCAAGCAGTTCAGCCGCTCAACGTCGGTCTCTACCTGCCCGGTTTCTTCGAGCGCGAACGCTACACCCCCGTTTCCGTCGACCCCTTCACCGGAGAAGTCCTGCAAGCCACCCGCTTCGAAGACCGCTCCCCTGGCATGAAAGCCCGCGTCTGGGTCCGCTTCCTGCACACCGGCGAAGCCTTCGGCCTCTTCGGCAAGATCGTTGCAACCCTAGCAACCGCCGCGTCATTGATTCTTGTATACACGGGCTTCGCCCTCAGCTACCGCCGCTTCTTCTGA